The genomic segment GAAGGGTTTGTCGGATTCCGCTGAGGCCCCTGCCGCTTGGCGGTAGAGGTTGTCCCCCGTGTCCTGGTGTGTTTGgggttcctccccccaccccctcactcgtcCCTTATCTTCACTCTGGGGAGGGGGACCCGCGTCTACAGGGCCACAAGTCACTTAAaatagcaacacaggtggagaaggtagtcaaggaggcatacagcatgctggccttcatcggacaggacgttgaatataaaaattacaagtcatgctgcagattatagaacctcagttaggccacacttggaatttagtgttcaattctggtcgccacaccaccagaaggatgtggcggctttggagagggtacagaagaggcctgatctggagggcattagctaaaataaaaatctgtattagtgtcacaagtagatttacattgacactgctatgaagttactgtgaaaatcccctagtcgccacactccggcccctgttcgggtacacagagggagaattcagaatgtccaaattacctaacacgtctttcgggacttgtgggatgaaactgaagcacccacaggaaacccacgcagtcacggggagaacgtgaaataTCAGGACTGAGCTGATGTTTGGTCAAAGGGCATCATCGGTTATAAAGGAGGAAATGGAGGTGGCGAGGCAGACCGGTTTAGGGAGGAATTCCAGAGAGCAGTTTTTGTTTCATCATGGatatgggcatcattggcaaggccagcatttattgccctagacagctgaaggcacagtccTTGATGATGGGGCAAAGTAAGTGGGTGGACACATGAACACTGGAGGAAGTTACGAGGATCACACATCTCCAGCCCTGCCTCCGCCTAAGGTCTTGTCTCCAGTGCTCCCTtggccagcctcccatccactgcccTCAATACGCTTGAACTCACCCAGAACTCCACAGTTAGTCTGCTGGTCCACTTTATTAGAGTGGCATTATTCAAAGAAGAATGGGCAGTTCTGGTTTCCTGGCTAATGTTTATCCATCGACCATCATCACGGAAACTTGCAAGCTGATCGTTTATCTCATTCGCTGTTTGTACAGCCGTGCTGTGTGTAAATGGACTGCCATGTTTATCTACATAACGATTGTACTTCAAAAGCAATTCTTtcattgtaaagcactttgaaatgTCCTACATAAATTCATGTTtgttctgggtttttttttgatTACCTTCCCATTTAGGCGATGGTAAATGTGTGATCTGTGACTCCTATGTCAGGCCATGCACGCTAGTCCGTATCTGTGACGAGTGTAACTATGGGTCTTACCAAGGACGGTGCGTGATCTGTGGTGGCCCGGGTGTATCTGATGCCTATTATTGCAAGGAGTGCACTATCCAGGAAAAAGATGTAAGTTTGAAGAGAATCTTTGAACCTTAAGACAGTGTAACAATCAAAAAATGTGAACTACTTGATTACTGGTGACCTACAAACTCAAAACTTTCTTTTATGGCACTTACCTTTTGAAACTGTAAAAAAAAAGTACCCAGCTCCGGGCgtacccctccacagaccctctcaaggcaaactttactaTTTCTAGCCTGAGAAACTCAGCCACACCCCCGGTTTCTGggccccgagtccctccattctaataatatccgtctaccagggaggcaaaggccaagacattcgCCTCTCGCCCTCTGGACTCCTGGGGTCTTCTGTCACTCCGAAGATCACCACTTCTGAACTCGGGGCCACCTTTACCttcaggacctctgacataacatcggcaaacccctgccagaatcccccaagcttcggacaagcccaaaacatgtggacatgatctgCTGGCCCACCTGCATACAGCCACACCTATCTTCCACActttcaaaaaacctgctcatcctggccaccatcACGTGCGCcccgtggaccaccttaaactggataagcCTAGCGCACAATGGGAATGCATGCaccctcctcccacagcccagcctccaactccctccccaactcttcctctcacggcagcacggtggcgcagtgataacactgcagtctcacggcgctgaggtcccaggttcaatcccggctctgggtcactgtccatgtggagtttgtacattctctctgtgtttgcgtgggtttcgcccccacaacccaaagatgtgcaggatggtggattgaacacgctaaattgccccttaattggaaaaataaattgggtactctaaatttataaaaaataaaaaactcttcctctcacttgtGCTTCACTAACCCTATTGGGGCTCcttcccaatccatcagctccttgtaaatttctaacatttttccctcccctacccctgttcttgacaccaccttgtcctgtagccccTGAGGTGGCAGGTGTGGAAAGGACAAAATCCCTCCCCTGTAAGTACCAGCACCacttactctttttttttttgcctccTTAGAGAGATGGATGTCCGAAAATCGTCAATCTTGGCAGCTCAAAAACCGACCTGTTCTACGAAAGGAAAAAGTATGGTTTTAAGAAGAGGTGATCCCAGGAAATCTTTCGCATTCCAACTGAATGTGGGGCCACTGGAGCAGTCTTGCCTAAGATGTTTAACATTGCCGTTTCACAGTATGGAGTATGGTATTTGATGGCACAGAGCAGGCAGTATGTGGAAGAGGGTGATTGTTTCACACGAgttcaattattattatttcttttaGTAGGTAGCATATTTTCTGTCTCTCCCATCAAAGTGAGTTTGGAATTGGAAATAACAAGTTTCTGGCAATGGAACCAACCCCAGAACTTTCTATGGCAACACGGCCCGTGATCTATTTCTGTGCGGGAGCAAGTAATGCTCGCCAATCCGTTAATTCTATTAGCAGACTTGAAAAGAATTGGAGGAACCTACTGTGTTAGCTGGTTGTGGGTTGAGCGGCGAGGAATTTAAATTGTTCAGTGAGTTAGTTAATGGTCATAACTTCACATCTGCAGTAGCTGCAAAATCCTGTGCATTTCACATTTAAGGCATGGGATGCAAATAATTACTTGCTTTGCCTCGTACAGTAGATTTACTCTGACAGGAGGTTGTTTTTAATTTTTACCTCTGCTTTCATGTTTGAGTAATCTTGAAGCCTGTTTGTGAGTCACACTAAAGTAGTGTACGAGACGAGCGCTGCCAGATTTATTTGCTCTTTTTCATCAAGGCCCTTCGACACACTTCTGGTTGGTTAGCTGGAGCATGTTCTACAAACTCTTTCCTTTTGACACTTACAACAAGATATCCCTATTGAGCTGAAGTACGACCCGTGCGTTTTCAAaaatggttccccccccccccccccccccccccccccacccaaatgccCCTTTGGCTAAACACACTGCTACACCGAGCTGCATTGACTAAAAGTGCAAGATTGGTCTCCAGCCTGTGCTGAATTAATTGGCTTTTGTTCAGGTGGCAGGGGTCCCTGGGACAGGGAGAACTGGTTGGGCAAACGTCTCGTATCCTGCTTGCTGATTGCTATGTGATATTGCCtgctggatgtgtgtgtgtgtttttgagtgtgGTAAGAATCAAACACCCCTGTGATTTATCTCAGCAAATCGCAGTGGTCACGTAACATTGCAGGATTTgatgtcctttttttttttaaatttaaagtacctaattcttttttttctccaattacgtggcaatttagcgtgcccaattcacctactctgcgcatcgttttggggttatggggggggggtgagacccacgcaggcacggggagaatgtgcaatgtcCACATGGATCACACCCAGGCCCtcagtgccgtgatgcagcagtgctaaccgccgtgccGCCCTTACCGCTGTTGACAGGAAATCAGTGCAAAGTATTCTGCCGGATAAACGGTTGGTACACGTGCGCAGGATGTTCCTATTGCAGATGTCTTGGGAGTACAAGAGGGATGAACTTTGGACATGTTTTTGTCCTTCTGATCCTAGTGCAACATGAGTCAGCACCTTTTTTACAAGCAAGGGTTCAGTGGTGTTGGCTTTAAGCTGCTGTATTGCTCGGTAATGTTGCAGAGCACGGCCCCAAAGGAAGGTGGGGATAGTTGCCATTGTTTAACCAAGATTAAAGAAATGAATCGAAATCAGTGCCAGGCGGAGTTAACCCTCGCTTCAAGTGACCCAGTGTGGGCTGGTTCTTTACTCTGTAAGCAAACTGCTTATGTTTCCTAACACAACCTGCATGGAGTTATTTATGGTTCCCTTGCTTTGTGCTTGACGGATTT from the Scyliorhinus canicula chromosome 23, sScyCan1.1, whole genome shotgun sequence genome contains:
- the phf5a gene encoding PHD finger-like domain-containing protein 5A, giving the protein MLIVKMEAIGRLCEKCDGKCVICDSYVRPCTLVRICDECNYGSYQGRCVICGGPGVSDAYYCKECTIQEKDRDGCPKIVNLGSSKTDLFYERKKYGFKKR